A window from Gasterosteus aculeatus chromosome 14, fGasAcu3.hap1.1, whole genome shotgun sequence encodes these proteins:
- the LOC120815181 gene encoding NACHT, LRR and PYD domains-containing protein 3-like isoform X6, with protein sequence MEKVKKEIFKILKDLKKEDFEVFQWHLENDPSPEHLGSIPRSDLENKNRENTVDLMVQYYGTTSVQVAVEVLKEIQRNDLAEKLSKMNFNPTGKPNPVGGDGGQEIITNCQRELKSNLKKKFQRVFEGIAKAGKTSLLNEIYTELYITEGGTAEVNEEHEIRQIETASWKPDRLEKNIRLEDLLKASAGGEEPIRTVMTKGVAGIGKTLLTQKFTLDWAEDKDHQDIQFTFPFTFRELNVQREKKFSLVGLVHHFFSETKAAEICRFEEFQVMIIFDGLDECRLPLDFLNNEILTDVTEISSVDVLLTNLIRGKLLPSARLWITTRPAAANQIPPECVGMVTEVRGFSDPQKEEYFRKKFSDKEQASRIISHIKTSRSIHIMCHIPVFCWITAGVLVKVLKTREGGELPKTLTEMYIHFLVVQSKMKKVKYDGGTETDPHWSPESRKMIESLGKLAFDQLQKGHLIFYESDLTECDIDIKAASVCSGVFTQIFREESELYQDKVFCFVHLSVQEFLAALHVHLTFYSSGVNLLSEEQTSHQFKRSKPNPEPQHLYQSAVDEALKSPNGHLDLFLRFFLGLSLETNLTLLRGLLTKTGSSSQTNQETVQYIKKKISRNVSPEKSINLFHCLNELNDGSLVEEIQQSLSSGRLSTDKLSPAQWSALVFILLSSQEDLEVFDLKKYSASEEALLRLLPVVKASNKALLSDCNLSKRSCEALSSVLSSQSSSLRELDLSNNHLPDSGLKLLCAGLESPHCDLETLRLSACLITEEGCSPLASALSSNPSHLRELDLSNNHLQDSGVKLLCVGLENPHCDLETLRLSACLITEEGCSPLASALSSNPSHLRELDLSNNHLQDSGVKLLCVGLENPHCDLETLRLSACLITEEGCSPLASALSSNPSHLRELDLSNNNLQDSGLKLLCVELENPRCDLETLSLSGCLITEEGCSSLASALSSNPSHLREMDLSNNDLRDSGVKLLCVGLKSPRCDLETLRLSGCLITEEGCSSLASALSSNPSHLRELDLSYNHPGDSGVKLLSAGLEDPQWRLETLRVEPDGVRWLTPGLRKYSCELTIDTNTVNKHLKLSDNNRKVTCVEEDQSYPDHPDRFVSSPQLLCRTGLTGRCYWEVEWSGDVHVSVSYRGIRRKGVSDCWFGYNDQSWSLRCSDRGYSVHHNNTGTDITTSSSSSSSGRVAVYVDCPAGSLSFYRVSSDTLIHLHTFSTTFTEPLYPGFMFWSSGSSVSLCPL encoded by the exons atggagaaagtcaaGAAGGAGATCTTCAAAATTCTAAAGGATCTCAAGAAGGAGGACTTTGAAGTATTCCAGTGGCACCTGGAGAACGATCCAAGCCCGGAACACCTCGGATCAATACCACGCAGTGACCTGGAGAACAAAAACAGGGAGAACACGGTGGACCTGATGGTGCAGTACTACGGCACAACCTCTGTTCAGGTGGCCGTGGAGGTTTTGAAAGAGATTCAAAGGAACGATCTGGCCGAAAAATTATCCAAAATGAACTTTAACCCTACGG gCAAACCGAATCctgtgggaggagatggaggtcaaG aGATTATCACCAACTGTcaacgtgaactcaaatccaacctgaagaagaagttccagcgtgtgtttgaggggatcgctaaagcaggaaagacatcccttctgaatgagatctacacagagctctacatcacagagggagggactgctgaggtcaatgaagaacatgagatcagacagattgaaacagcatcctggAAACCAGACAGactagaaaaaaacatcagactagaagacctcctcaaagcctcagctggaggagaggaaccaatcagaacagtgatgactaagggagtggctggcattgggaaaactctcttaacacagaagttcactctggactgggctgaagacaaagaccaccaggacatacagttcacatttccattcaccttcagagagctgaatgtgcagagagagaagaagttcagcttggtgggacttgttcatcacttcttcagtgaaaccaaagctgcagaaatctgcaggtttgaagagttccaggtaatgatcatctttgacggtctggatgagtgtcgacttcctctggacttcctcaacaatgagatcctgactgatgtcacagagatctcctcagtggatgtgctcctcacaaacctcatcagggggaagctgcttccttctgctcgcctctggataaccacacgacctgctgcagccaatcagatccctcctgagtgtgtcggcatggtgacagaggtcagagggttcagcgacccccagaaggaggagtacttcaggaagaagtTCAGTGAtaaggagcaggccagcaggatcatctcacacatcaagacctcacgaagcatccacatcatgtgccacatcccagtcttctgctggatcactgctggagttctggtgaaggtgttgaagaccagagagggaggagagctgcccaagaccctgactgagatgtacattcacttcctggtggttcagtccaaaatgaagaaggtcaagtacgatggaggaactgagacggatccacactggagtccagagagcaggaagatgatcgagtctctgggaaaactggcctttgatcagctgcagaaaggacacctgatcttctatgaatccgacctgacagagtgtgacaTCGATATCAAAGCAGCCTCAGTGtgctcaggagtgttcactcagatctttagagaggagagcgaactgtaccaggacaaggtgttctgcttcgtccatctgagtgttcaagagtttctggctgctcttcatgtccatctgaccttctacagctctggtgtcaatctgctgtcagaagaacaaacctcCCACCAGTTTAAACGCTCTAAACCCAATCCTGAACCACAgcatctctaccagagtgctgtggacgaggccttaaagagtcctaatggacacctggacttgttcctccgcttcttcctgggtctttccctggagaccaatctgACTCttctacgaggtctgctgacaaagacaggaagtagctcacagaccaatcaggagacagtccagtacatcaagaagaagatcagtaggaatgtgtctccagagaaaagcatcaatctgttccactgtctgaatgaactgaatgatggttctctagtggaggagatccaacagtcccttagttcaggacgtctctccacagataaactgtctcctgctcagtggtcagctctggtcttcatcttactgtcatcacaagaagatctggaggtgtttgacctgaagaaatactctgcttcagaggaggctcttctgaggctgctgccagtggtcaaagcctccaacaaagctct actgagtgactgtaacctctcaaagagaagctgtgaagctctgtcctcagttctcagctcacagtcctctagtctgagagagctggatctgagtaacaaccacctgccggattcaggactgaagctgctgtgtgctggactggagagtccacactgtgacctggagactctcag gctgtcagcctgtctgatcacagaggaaggctgttctcctctggcttcagctctgagctccaacccctcccatctgagagagctggacctgagtaacaaccacctgcaggattcaggagtgaagcttcTGTGTGTTGGACTGGAGaatccacactgtgacctggagaccctcag gctgtcagcctgtctgatcacagaggaaggctgttctcctctggcttcagctctgagctccaacccctcccatctgagagagctggacctgagtaacaaccacctgcaggattcaggagtgaagcttcTGTGTGTTGGACTGGAGaatccacactgtgacctggagaccctcag gctgtcagcctgtctgatcacagaggaaggctgttctcctctggcttcagctctgagctccaacccctcccatctgagagagctggacctgagtaacaacaacctgcaggattcaggactgaagctgctgtgtgttgaaCTGGAGAATCCacgctgtgacctggagaccctcag tctgtcaggctgtctgatcacagaggaaggctgttcttctctggcttccgctctgagctccaacccctcccatctgagagagatggacctgagtaacaacgacctgcgggattcaggagtgaagctgctgtgtgttggactgaagagtccacgctgtgacctggagaccctcag gctgtcaggctgtctgatcacagaggaaggctgttcttctctggcctcagctctgagctccaacccctcccatctgagagagctggacctgagctacaatcatccaggagactcaggagtgaagctgctgtctgctggactggaggatcctcagtggagactggagactctcag ggtggagcctgatggagtccgatggttgacaccaggtctgaggaagt attcctgtgaactcacaatcgatacaaacacagtaaacaaacacctcaaactgtctgacaacaacaggaaggtgacatgtgtggaggaggatcagtcgtatcctgatcatccagacagatttgtctcctcccctcagctgctgtgtagaactggtctgactggtcgctgttactgggaggttgAGTGGAGCGGAGACGttcatgtatcagtgagttacagaggaatcaggaggaaaggagtcagtgactgttggtttggatacaatgatcagtcctggagtctgagatgctCTGATAGAGGTTACTCTGTCCATCACAATAATACAGGAACAGacatcaccacctcctcctcctcctcctcctctggtagagtagcagtgtatgtggactgtcctgctggctctctgtccttctacagagtctcctctgacacactgatccacctccacaccttcagcaccacattcactgaacctctttatcctgggttcatgttctggtcctctggttcctcagtgtctctgtgtcctctgtag